GCTTTTCAAAACGAAACAGAGATTCTTCATTATTAGGGCCGCAAAGAGTCCTATACAAATAAAATCTGCTTTTCAAAACGAAACAGAGATTCTTCATGATTAGGGCCGCAAACAAACCGAGTTTGTTCAGGAGCAGCTCAAGACTCCACTCTTTATTTACTTGGTTGGTTAGTATACAAATCAAACTCGAGCATGGTTTTAAGTTCGTCTACTAAACAAATTGAGCTTTAAGTTAGTTGTaactcgactcgtttacaaAAATTCGGCTTgtagctcgtttagtaaacgaatTGAACTCAAACACCTTGATGCTAAAACCAGCCGAGGTCGAGATCGTCTTGATCTCAAGCGAAGCTCAAACACTTCACAACTCGGCTCGGCTAGGTTGTTTGCAGCCCTGAATATGCATAATGATAGATAAGGGAGACTGATTACACACTTCAGAGTCTAGATCTGCATTTCCACGCGTCCGCTTTAACGCAGAGACACCTCCAGTACCACCACCGGCGGAGGAAATACCACGCGAGGACACCGCTTCACTACTTGAACAACTCGCTACAGGCGGCGGCGCGCTAGTGAAAGACCACGGTACCACTTGATTATCTCCTCCATCTTCATCCTCATCTTCGCTGCTTCCACTCAACTCCCCATCCTCCTCATCATCGCTGCACTCCTCGCCTCCAAACTCAACGTCGGTCTCATCGCCTTCGTGCCTTCCCTCCGTCTCCAAACCTCCTCTTCTCCCCTGTTTTTCACCGCTAGAGTTTTCGAAGCATGTGCTGCAGACGGAGACCGTGGGCCCGAGCTTCGTTCCCGAGGCTTTCCACGGGGTTTGGGATTGACAGACGCGGCAGAGGAGGTTCCTCGAGTGCTTAGCCACGAGGAAGTTTGCAGAGTGAACCTTGTCGTCGCAATTGGAGCACAGACGCGCTCTATCTGCTTCGCAGTATATCCTCGCTGGGTTGCTACACAGTTCGCACCTCTTCATCCcttccaactctctctctctccctccctctctctctctctctctcaagtcttTATACAGTGCAGCGAACAGCTGAATACGTCAATTTATTGAAGTTTATTCTTCGGCCGGCACGTGTGAATAGGTTCAGCAAAACTTGGGCCTATTTGCACAGAAATGGATCGAAGTAAAGATTAATGCTAGAGAATTGCTAGCCACGCAACTTTGAAACAATACTCCGGACCCAATTGCACCTAGAACCATTCGATACACGCGGATCTCTTACGTTGCCTGCTATAGTCGTTAAACTTAACGACAGAAAAATGCTAGCCACGCAACTCTAAAGCAAAATTCCGGACCCAACTGCGTCCAGAGCCATTCGATGCATGCGGAGTCAGCACGTGAAACGACGACTCCAGACAAAATTGTATTCAAAAGGACCAAACGGTCTGTTCACTTCAGACTTGGGCTTGTTCTTCTAAAAAAGCCATTGGCTTTTCcgcaaaaaataagccaaacaaacccacataaaaacaaaaataagccaataagtcacttttttcgtttttattcaaaaaatattggattttgatcaaaattttatattttttagattcctctcgtcatgaagatgcaataatccccaaaaaaatgaggatacgtcaagtgatacgaaaaaaatttgaataaggacaaaaaataagccactttgacttatttgtccgaacacccaaTCTTGGTACTCCTGTGCATGTGAGGAAACAGCAATGACAAGTTAACATAGTAGTAACTCAGATATTTTTTTGGCATCCACTTATTTAATCAAGTCAGTATATATATGATCAACATCGTTTTCAATTTGATATTGGCCAGATAAGGATCAACATGAATGGACCTTTTCTTTCAGCATTGCCTTTATCTTGTTCTAATACACGCGTTACTCTAGTTGTTAAATCAAtcttgtaaaaaaagaagaagataaaatgtTTTCTACAATAAAGATTTGGAGTTCGTAACAGAGAACTTTAGTCCtcaattattcttgcaaaaaaaaaaaaagaaaaaaatgttaaGACTTGATAACAGATTGTAAAAGTTGTATTATCGTTTTATGCAATGAAATCCTTGACACTAAGAAACACTTTCACTAGAGTCGGTGCATGTTTAGTTATTGAATCACGCGAGAATTGTACGTTCGTGTTCTCAAGATCTTATCACTTGATCTAATACCTGAAGAAAATCATCGGAATGCCGGTATATGTCGGCTACCATTCAGCTTGGTCTTTTATTGATGTATTAATTGTAACTACATCATGTTACAATGAGGCAAATGATTTCCCATACCACATAATCATGTGGTACTACTTTAGCCTCGGCCGTGGATATTCTTTATAATTATGACATGCCATTTATGGGAAGCAAGAAAATTATGTTCCACCTCACTCTCTGCCTACCTGGCAAATTTTGGTCCACAGAAAGCTCCGTAGCCACGTGAACACCCACAAGTATCCGATGCCCCCCACCGATCCTCTTCTTGAAAAATCATAgtcatttattttcattttcgtcctcctgctttattaaagaaaagaaaaatactttaTAGTGGATAAGATAAGATGATAGATAATAATACTAACCAATGAGGAAAGAAAATGGGTTGGCTAAGTGGCTTTGGCTTAAGGTTTCAGGTTTAATTCTCTTTGTCAACAACTTTGGAGCCGTCTCACACTTATGAATAAACACGTAAAATGACTTTGGGAGGGACCGTAAAAGTTAGTCCACAATGCGCGCAAACTATCCCGAGATCCTgcattaaaaaaggaaaaggaaaggaaaggaaccTAGTAGAACCTGGGCATGGGACGTTGTGGGGTGTGTGGGGACGGGTGAGGGCCATGTGAATGTAAATCCTATGTGGCGCTCTCTTATTGCTTCCCATTGATATCTGTTGTTTGTTTTGTGGGATGTGGTACCCGTGAATTTTAGAATTTGTGGTGACATGTCCTCACCACAGCCactatatgagagagagagagagagagagagagagagagagtaaagatAAGAGGTTCACTGCATCAAGACTGTTGGGAGGGGGTCGATGTGGGGGATTCATGTTTTTATTTGGTCGCGTCGTAAAGGGAGGTGGCGTCCAACGGTGATGGCCTCCACCTCTGAGCTCTATCCCCAtcaacttttatttatttttttctttttcagacaAATTTAAGATGATTCAAGTGGTCCACACTTACGccctgtttggaacttgtggaatgTGAGGGataataaaggaaaataatGAAGACTGAAAGTGTGATAAAATTACAGCGGAAAGTTTACTATTCCTAAAACTGTGCTCGgtcattttctcataattttCCTCTCAAACCAGATAAACGGCGAAATTTTCCCTTAaacattattttcttttcttttctcgtttcaataagtttcaaacaaacCCTTGCATACACTCATATACAAGGGGAGGCCCTCACACTGAAATTAGAGTTTGTTGGTAGGGATGGCCATCTCGGCCTACCCGTCCGAATCCAATCTGTTATCTGCTTCGAATGGATCGGATATTCGGAGATTTTTTCGAATATCGGAGCggattcacatttttttttaaaaaaaaaaaaaattcgaggaTGGGGTCGGATTTGGAGGTAAGTATGTCTTCGATCTGATCCGCCCCGAATCCGATCTCCGATCCGAATGCCTGACTATAAAATACCTCTTATTTTTACCTTTTAGGGTTCTaaccacaaaaacaaaaacacacccAACTCTACAACGCCACGGTCCACTGTCCACCCCCGTCAACGTTGAGTGTCGACCagggtaatatatatatatacacacacacatacatacgaGATGGTTCCGGAGACATCcaaaaaaacattcaaaatctcaatctcatagttttcgatcgaatttttatgatccgaaccgttcaatatgtgcagaatgtaattttaagagtgctcgtgagaaattagcaaaaaaaatgactgaaaaatgcttgatttgaacagtttttattatatatatctcTCGATCTATTTACATTCTGTAATCTACTAATTTCTCTCTCGCACGAGATCTTCGACTCCAACCGGACCAATCTGTTGTggaaatttcaatctgttttcttttaaattcGAATTTGGATATCCGATTGGATCTCCATTCCCCATTTGGAATGGGGACGGAGGACCAAAAACATATCTGTTCGGAGTTCGAGGTGGATTCGGAGGCGGGTGAAGGGTTCGGATTCGGAAATTACAATATCCGCTTCTGATCTGTCCCGTTGCCATCCCTATTTATTGGGTCTCTACGGAgaaattattatttatattttctacCACATATTTGCGTGTGCTCTAGTACCAAGTTTTTGGTTTCGACATTTGCGTGGGCTCTCGTCTCCAAGGCCGGGACGGGAATGTGCATGTAAAAGTGTGCGTAAGCGCGTGTGGGGAGGTTTATTCGTCCCTTCGTTGTGACCATATATCGGCTTTCCTAAACCATGGGCTCAGCCCACGGGAATGGTCACTGCGAAAGCTGCTCTCAAGCTGCAAAACTACGGCCTTTTTCGTTTtcatattttactttgttttaattttatttttcaatcattatttcaTATCTTTTTACAATTATtatcttgtttttttaattattaattttatttctctctctatctctttccaattattattctatttctctctccattcattaccaaaattaaaataccaaaaattatcaaaagaaTAAGGCCTACTCCTCTGATACCCATTGGAACTCTTGGATTGTCAAAGGATAAAGAATGGGCCTATTCAAACCTCTAATTCGTTTTGCCACAAGGGAACCTCTATTCAAACCTGTTGGGTTCTCTGCTCTCATTTTGCCCATAGGAACTCTTCGGTATTTCCTGATCCTCCCATGAGGGAGACTGGGATTTGAGTTCCGTCGTGGGCGTTTGTGGGTTTAGAGTTATGGACAATCTCTGGATCCACCGTGAACTAACTTACTAACTCTTCTCTAACCCTCGCTGATGTATAAcgtgtggcaaaaaaaaaaaaaaaaaaaaacctgtatTCATTTTGCACGTTGGGATTTCCGGATTCACAGagttgattattattattatttttgatcgggcagaaaaagttttattcaaaaatcttgacaaatggtacatcaaaataggggagggggaggggaatccaaccaagatttttttttttttaaaagtaaataaatgttgggacaaagcccaaatACACAGGACATTATATCAATTGTGTTAAAGCTTAGTATCTCGGGAGAGAGATCCATTCACATGGCTATTCAAAAATTGGAAAGGAGGTTGAATAGATCGAGAAGgaagattaaaaagaagaaatctCTCTCCGAGTTTGGGTTAAAAGAGGCTAAGATGTTAAAGAATTATAAGGAGgttcccttttcttctctttattcTCATGACATTTGCAATAGAAACTCCCTATTAATTAAGCAAGCTTGTAAGTTTATGGATATAGGCGCTACTTTGAGCGTTAAATATTatggcaggagagagagagagagataatattaaaaaatatattaagatGGAGGTAGGAGAGATTTCGGATATAGAGCTTGATGGCATTGTTGATGGCTGTGATGATTTGGAGGAAGGTGCCTCCATTTTAGTGGAGTTTTGATTCTGTTCTTCtatttttgttgggtttagTTTGCTGTTTTTGTGTCTCTTTATGCTGTTAGGTTGCTGTGTGTGTTTTGCTGCGGTTGCAGGGGTTTTGTTTTCGGCTTCTTCTTTGGCTGGTTTTGCCTCGCCGGGTTTTTGTTTGGTGTTGTTGGTCAAAGGTAGTTTACTGTTGCAGTTTTTCGGGTGCTTTGTCTCCCTTTTGCTATAGGGGTTGGGTGGCTGGTTTCAGTTTGTAGTCTTTTCTTTCGGTCTCATATGTGCGGTGggtgttattttttctttggagttgGCTGTGCTTGaggagtttttttcttttctttgttggttttttgCCAACGCTTCTCCTTGTGTCACGGGTAGCTTTTATTTGCCCTTGCCctctttaatctttgtattcttttcagagattaataaattttattttgttgggtaaaaaaaattttcacGAGATAACCAAGCACATCAGCTCAAtcaatataaaaaataagtctATCATatggaagaaacaaataaataaagaaagagtCCTTTTAAGAGAACACTCACACACAAGTGGGGACCTCCAAATAAAATGCAATAATCAATTAAATCAAAGTAAAATAGCATTTTTAAACATGTAAACCAAAGGAGAAACATCAGTAATCATTGcaaatatatgtacaaaattcgCTTTTGCTAAAAAACAAATACTAGTCGTATATAGGAAACATTGCAAAAAGAGTAAATTTGAAACCTCCCCCTGAGGTTTATGAAAATACCAAGGACATTCACTAAGGCCCCGTTTAGTTGCACAGAAAAGATGTGAAACGAcggaaaaatcaattttactgtAATTTCTTGTGTGTTCAGTTATCATGAAAGTTGTAGGACCTACAACTTCAACTTTCTCACTGAGAAACACTTTTTTACAAAATATgtattgccaaaaaaaagaagaagttcttGTTTTCCTCCAAGATTTATTGTCAACAGAACAcatatagaaaaataaatttcatttttctttactgCAGCTTACTTCACTTTTCTTGGGAACCAATTTCTCATACAACATTCCCGACAATTGAATGGACCATAAGGTTTCTGAAGTGTCTAGGGAGATCTCTGCATTTGTCAAAAACATCAGAGAATTTAATGATATTTCACTGACACTGGCCGGATGTCAAGTGACATTTCAGAAACCTTAGAGAACGTCCTTatttttgtgagagaatgagagaattGGATGAgaattaaatatttaaaaaccCATTTAAAAAACCAGGAATTGGATGAGACAACTGATGACCTGATTATCAAAGCAAAATAAAGGTCACAAACATACACAGAACAGAAGGATGATGCAAAAGTTTGACTAGCTAACCAATTAGTAACATAAATAAATGATGAAAGGAAGATAGCATTCTTGAAAGAACAAGGCTTGaattgtgttatttttttgatagaCAAGGCTTGAATTGTTACTCGAAcaatgacaagaaaaaaaagagcccGGGAAAGAAAAACCGCCACAATTTACGATGTTGcgaaaaattgtttattttctgtAACAAAAAATGTTAGAATGCACGACTCAATCCATGAAACTGAACATGAAAGGTGATGTGAATTTGGACCATTTATTACCTTTCATATTTAGTTTTAAGGATCCAGAGTCATGAATTGTACCAATCCTTTTTTTGTAGTTTAGAGTGTCCTATGTATGTGTATCTCAACTAATCTCGaagagcatccccattgtaaggtcatccacagtggtataatcaaaagtcaattgtttttaaagttaacaatgttgatgcaaaagatgactcacaatggtataatcaaactttgcaacatccttagaaataatcaaattttaggctttgtataatcaaaattagcaacctttttcaataatcaaaatttgtagactcc
The sequence above is drawn from the Rhododendron vialii isolate Sample 1 chromosome 6a, ASM3025357v1 genome and encodes:
- the LOC131331450 gene encoding zinc finger protein CONSTANS-LIKE 4-like is translated as MKRCELCSNPARIYCEADRARLCSNCDDKVHSANFLVAKHSRNLLCRVCQSQTPWKASGTKLGPTVSVCSTCFENSSGEKQGRRGGLETEGRHEGDETDVEFGGEECSDDEEDGELSGSSEDEDEDGGDNQVVPWSFTSAPPPVASCSSSEAVSSRGISSAGGGTGGVSALKRTRGNADLDSEDEIGCISLRFNHNIASMATSSPALENDEGNASGFFRSVKSKRPNEAIRPERVEERNEAGSRSMAMALNSLRELQQNTISDINNTSGVVLGVYRLSKDPAVV